A region from the Drosophila takahashii strain IR98-3 E-12201 chromosome 2L, DtakHiC1v2, whole genome shotgun sequence genome encodes:
- the LOC108069491 gene encoding uncharacterized protein codes for MLSTKPVRVKSMAKKKSSAQKKPKTDPQQQRFLKTRFQSANRPISKQSSVPPSQRIWRRTVVQKKPKQKTRIPKLFRMDRHTGLPVDYERTVHQVMHYVNPHLASRPNPEQVLEHLLAKMLAEILRQGGHQNANSQLRSLLHDHCNCHRTNTISSKEAQSQREANESLSQFHSACKRGPCRLPRPKLGPTYMSKFNFNQLKIKSF; via the exons ATGCTTTCGACAAAGCCAGTTCGTGTCAAATCGATGGCCAAAAAGAAGAGCTCCGCTCAGAAAAAGCCGAAAACGGatccgcagcagcagcgttTCTTGAAGACCCGGTTCCAATCGGCCAATCGACCCATTTCAAAGCAATCCTCTGTGCCACCGAGCCAAAGGATTTGGCGCAGGACTGTGGTTCAGAAGAAACCCAAGCAAAAAACGCGGATTCCTAAGCTATTTCGCATGGATCGTCATACAGGACTTCCGGTGGATTACGAAAGAACCGTTCACCAGGTGATGCACTATGTGAATCCCCATTTGGCCAGTCGACCCAATCCCGAACAGGTTTTGGAGCACTTGCTGGCCAAGATGTTGGCCGAGATTTTAAGACAAGGTGGTCATCAGAATGCCAACAGCCAGCTGAGGTCCTTGCTCCATGATCACTGCAATTGTCACAGGACCAACACGATCTCAAGTAAGGAAGCGCAAAGCCAGCGCGAAGCTAATGAGAGTTTAAGCCAATTTCATAGCGCTTG CAAACGGGGACCCTGCCGGTTGCCCAGACCCAAACTTGGTCCCACCTACATGAGCAAGTTCAATTTTAACCAGCTGAAGATCAAAAGCTTTTGA